Below is a window of Thermoplasmata archaeon DNA.
GACGAGGACATCCAAGTCGTGAAGAAGCAAGGCGGGGACGTGAGCGATTCGGAGCTCGTGGAAGGCGTCATCGTGGACAAGGAGCGGGTCCACGCGGGCATGCCGGTCGAGGTTCCGAACGCACGGATCGCCCTCCTGAACGCCGCCCTTGAGGTCAAGAAGACGGAGGTGTCCGCAGAAATTCGCATCCGCGACCCAGCCCAGATGCAGGCCTTTCTCCGGGAGGAGGAGAACATCCTCCGCCGGTTCGTGGAGGCGATCAAGGCCTCCGGCGCGAACGTCGTGTTGTGCCAGAAGGGGATCGACGACCTCGCGCAGCACTACCTCGCCAAGGAAGGCATCTACGCGGTCCGGCGGGTCAAGGAGAGCGACATGAAGAAACTCGCGAAGGCCACGGGCGCGCACGTGATCTCGGAGATCCGCGAACTGGGCCCGGGGGACCTAGGGAGCGCGAAGAAGGTGTATGAGAAGAAGATTGGGGACGACAAGATGACGTTCGTCACGGGCTGCAAGCACCCACGGTCCGTGTCCATCCTCCTCCGCGGCGGCACGGAGCACGTGGTCGACGAGATAGAGCGCTCCCTCGAGGACGCGACCTCCGTGGTCGCGGTGGCCGTGGAGGACGGCAAGTATCTGTACGGCGGAGGCGCGCCCGAAATGGCCCTGTCCCTCGCCCTCAAGGAGCACGCGGTCGGCGTAGGCGGGCGGGAGCAACTCGCGATCGAGGCGTTCGCGAAGGCCCTGGAGGTCGTCCCCCGCACGCTCGCGGAGAACGCGGGGATGGACCCCATCGACACCCTGATCGACCTGCGCACGGCCCACAAGGACGGCAAGACCTCGTGGGGCGTGGAGCCTCTGGATAGCAAGAACGCGGACATGCGCAAGCTCGGGATCTTGGAGCCCCTGCGGGT
It encodes the following:
- the thsB gene encoding thermosome subunit beta: MGGGQQPIIILREGTTEEKGRGAQSNNIEAARAIADAVRSTLGPRGMDKMLVDSLGDVTITNDGVTILKKVDVQHPAAKMMVEVAKAQDQECGDGTTTAVILAGELLAKAEALIEQQVHPTVIVAGYRQAAEKATEVLEARAEKVSIKDQDTLLKIAKTSMGSKSATAYKELLADLAVRAVRAVAEERSSGWLVSDEDIQVVKKQGGDVSDSELVEGVIVDKERVHAGMPVEVPNARIALLNAALEVKKTEVSAEIRIRDPAQMQAFLREEENILRRFVEAIKASGANVVLCQKGIDDLAQHYLAKEGIYAVRRVKESDMKKLAKATGAHVISEIRELGPGDLGSAKKVYEKKIGDDKMTFVTGCKHPRSVSILLRGGTEHVVDEIERSLEDATSVVAVAVEDGKYLYGGGAPEMALSLALKEHAVGVGGREQLAIEAFAKALEVVPRTLAENAGMDPIDTLIDLRTAHKDGKTSWGVEPLDSKNADMRKLGILEPLRVPKQAVASATDAAVMILRIDDVIAAKAPKTEAKGEGMGGPESHSEFD